Proteins co-encoded in one Siniperca chuatsi isolate FFG_IHB_CAS linkage group LG11, ASM2008510v1, whole genome shotgun sequence genomic window:
- the ifngr1l gene encoding interferon gamma receptor 1-like, which yields MFLAKCPVFFFLIWSQAAAAHVESPTNVTLHCRNLHNVLEWSYDQLSPGLKFRVNIGSYINISHNVVWVDSPTRQADVSFLSDPNNEYFLTVTAVIGPNESEHAPPDGIVFSYFKDSPANQICFVDLPPVNVTAQQDDTILFRFTHPWLLYHQKLPGNRNPKMKRHGAQFSSTQLPVFTYNVVIINQKERHYSFNCEESVCEERLDVDAAQEKHCLKIRGELEKMAVQATQEYCTLPLDITSHGSNNYIYIIVAIVLALGAAAFGVFFMVYQKWTRPSTSLPQSVSITSRLKQWTFGVVQESIVVPQVGPSSPTPLLSTTEEKEFPPNVPFTTEPDPFLHNGGLSTKDEGVCDLMEAENDDAPGYMKGGNLDEDETPNFSEPPSGYERRPVVVEIAPGEQVEGYRGGGTGVL from the exons TGGAGTCGCCGACCAACGTGACCCTCCACTGCCGCAATCTGCACAATGTTCTGGAGTGGAGTTACGACCAACTCTCGCCAGGGCTTAAATTCAGAGTCAACATCGGCtcatatataaatat TTCCCATAATGTGGTTTGGGTGGACTCACCAACTCGTCAAGCTGATGTGTCATTTCTCTCTGACCCAAATAATGAATACTTTCTAACTGTAACTGCTGTGATTGGACCGAATGAGTCTGAACACGCCCCTCCTGATGGAATCGTTTTCAGCTATTTCAAGGATTCTCCAGCAAATCAGATAT GTTTTGTGGACCTCCCACCAGTTAACGTCACTGCCCAACAGGATGACACTATCCTGTTTCGCTTCACGCATCCCTGGTTGTTGTACCACCAAAAGTTGCCTGGCAATCGAAAtccaaaaatgaaaagacaCGGCGCACAGTTCAGCAGCACACAGCTACCTGTATTTACGTACAACGTTGTGATCATCAATCAG AAGGAGCGACACTACAGCTTCAATTgtgaggagagtgtgtgtgaggaaagGCTTGATGTGGATGCTGCACAGGAGAAACACTGTCTGAAGATCAGGGGGGAGCTGGAGAAAATGGCAGTTCAAGCCACACAAGAATACTGCACCCTGCCATTAGATATAACATCACATGGGTCAAACa ATTACATCTACATCATCGTGGCTATTGTGTTGGCCTTGGGTGCAGCTGCTTTTGGAGTCTTCTTCATGGTGTACCAAAAATGGACCAGACCCTCAACTTCTTTACCACAATCTGTA TCAATCACGAGTCGACTGAAGCAGTGGACCTTTGGAGTGGTTCAAGAGTCGATCGTTGTGCCTCAAGTGGGGCCTAGCTCACCCACACCTCTACTGTCAACCACAGAAGAGAAAGAATTCCCACCTAATGTTCCTTTTACTACTGAGCCTGACCCCTTTCTGCACAATGGGGGGTTGTCAACCAAGGATGAAGGTGTTTGTGATCTCATGGAAGCAGAGAATGACGACGCACCTGGGTACATGAAAGGCGGCAACTTGGATGAAGATGAGACACCAAACTTCAGTGAGCCTCCCTCTGGTTACGAGAGACGTCCAGTGGTGGTTGAAATAGCACCAGGTGAACAGGTTGAGGGCTACCGTGGTGGTGGAACTGGTGTCCTCTGA